In Hominilimicola fabiformis, the following proteins share a genomic window:
- the rsmI gene encoding 16S rRNA (cytidine(1402)-2'-O)-methyltransferase: MNGKLYLCATPIGNLGDVSARCLEAFNNADLIAAEDTRRTLQLLNHFEISKPLTSYHEHNKHEKGEYIISLLKNGKNIVLVSDAGTPAISDPGEDLVKLCIENDIDVTSIPGPVAGINALILSGLPTRRFAFEGFLSVNKRHRKEHLELVKNDTHTLIFYEAPHKLKNTLSDMQKTFGGDRKIALVRELTKIHEEVKRCTIDEAIAYYSENNPRGEYVLIVEGAKEVEETEENEWENISIKEHVDKYIAEGMTSKDAIKKAAVDRNLPKRDVYNEYHRGE, encoded by the coding sequence ATGAACGGAAAACTATATTTATGTGCCACACCGATAGGCAATCTCGGTGATGTGTCCGCGCGCTGTCTTGAAGCATTTAACAATGCCGATTTAATTGCCGCAGAAGATACAAGGCGTACTCTTCAGCTTTTAAATCACTTTGAAATATCAAAGCCACTGACAAGCTACCACGAACACAACAAGCACGAAAAAGGCGAATATATTATATCACTTTTAAAAAACGGTAAAAACATTGTACTTGTATCGGACGCAGGTACTCCCGCAATTTCAGATCCCGGTGAGGACTTAGTTAAGCTATGTATCGAAAACGATATTGACGTCACCTCAATCCCCGGACCTGTCGCAGGTATAAACGCACTGATACTGTCGGGACTTCCGACAAGACGATTTGCATTTGAGGGATTTCTTTCGGTGAACAAGCGTCACAGAAAAGAACATCTTGAACTTGTGAAAAACGACACTCACACACTCATTTTTTATGAGGCTCCGCACAAATTAAAAAACACGCTTTCCGATATGCAAAAGACATTCGGCGGTGACAGAAAAATCGCTCTTGTGCGTGAGCTTACAAAAATTCACGAAGAAGTGAAAAGATGTACAATCGACGAGGCAATCGCATATTATTCCGAAAACAATCCGCGCGGTGAATACGTACTCATAGTCGAGGGTGCAAAAGAAGTCGAAGAAACGGAAGAAAACGAATGGGAAAATATTTCAATTAAAGAACACGTTGACAAATACATTGCGGAAGGTATGACTTCAAAAGACGCAATAAAAAAAGCCGCCGTAGACAGAAATCTTCCGAAACGTGACGTATACAACGAATATCACAGAGGTGAATAA